From Zerene cesonia ecotype Mississippi chromosome 16, Zerene_cesonia_1.1, whole genome shotgun sequence, one genomic window encodes:
- the LOC119832779 gene encoding dopamine N-acetyltransferase-like: MSNYTIGRIVEEDTEEVMKVLKRNFFIDEPLNKKLQYCTSVDDDCPDLDEYCRSTLPGISFKAIDADGKIIGVLINGISAVDFPIDYESMIKNCENPKFKKILHILLIREQNAHLATRYPNEKKLFEVKLAATDSNWRNKGIMNKLMEEAEKSARDLGIRLLRIDTSSAYSAKAAEKFGFTCLYKRAYTDIKLPGESEPIIVPDPPHVVDRVFIKELF, encoded by the exons atgtccAACTATACTATTGGTCGTATAGTGGAAGAAGATACGGAGGAAGTTATGAAAGTATTAAAACG CAACTTTTTTATCGACGAACCGCTGAACAAAAAACTTCAGTACTGCACTTCAGTGGACGACGATTGCCCTGATTTGGACGAATATTGCAGATCCACTCTACCGGGGATATCATTTAAGGCCATAGATGCTGATGGGAAAATTATTGGAGTTCTTATTAATGGAATCAGTGCTGTCGACTTT ccAATAGACTACGAATCAATGATAAAAAACTGCGAGAACCCAAAATTCAAGAAGATCCTCCATATTCTGCTTATACGGGAGCAAAACGCACACCTTGCTACAAGATACCCgaacgaaaaaaaattattcgaaGTGAAACTAGCAGCGACCGATTCCAATTGGAGGAATAAGGGAATTATGAATAAACTAATGGAAGAAGCAga AAAATCGGCAAGGGACCTAGGAATCAGATTATTACGTATCGACACCTCCAGCGCATACTCTGCTAAAGCTGCAGAAAAATTTGGTTTCACCTGCCTCTACAAAAGGGCGTATACGGATATCAAATTGCCCGGTGAAAGTGAGCCCATTATTGTACCTGATCCACCACATGTTGTGGATAGAGTATTTATTAAGGAATTGTTTTAG